The genome window GGCCGGATCAGGTCCCGGCCGGTTCCCACTCGACGAGCAGGTGCCGCGGGCCGTGGAAGGAGGCGTTGCGCAGGTAGCCGAAGTCCTGTCCTTCGACCAGGCGCATCCCCGGCAGCCTGCGGGTCAGCTCCTCGAGGATGATCCGCATCTCGAGCCTGGCCAGCGGCGCGCCGATGCACGCGTGGCTGCCGATCCCGAAGGTGAGGTGGCGTTTGGCGTTGGACCGCGCGATGTCGAGCTCCCCGGGGTCGCCGAAGACGTCCTCGTCGTGGTTGCCCGAGCCGATCACCAGCAGCACGCGCGCGCCCGCCGGGATCGTCACGCCACCCACCGGCACGTCGACCAGCGCCTTGCGCCGCCAGCACAGCACCGACGAGGAATACCGCAGGCATTCCTCGACCGCGTTGGGGATGGCCGACGGGTCCGCGCACAGCGACTCCCAGGAGGACCGGTGCGTCAGCAGGTGCCGCAGGGCGTTGGCGGTGGCGTTGGTCGTGGTCTCGTGCGCGGCGACCAGCCCGCTCATCATCATGTTCTGCAGGTGGTTGTCGTCGACCAGCTCGGGGTCCTCACGGTGCACGTCGATCGCGGTGGGGACCCAGCCCTCGCCGCCCTCGCTCTTGAGGCGCTCCACGAGCTGCCCCGACAGCGACCACCACTGGCCGACCTGGTCGGCGATCTCGACCTGGTGCTCCTCGGTCGGCCTTCCCCAGGTGAACGAGCCCATCTTGATGGTGTAGTGCCGGGCGCGGTCGATGTCCTCGTCCGGTACGCCGCAGACCAGCAACCCGACGATCGCGGGCACCTCCCACAGCAGGTCGTCGACCAGGTCGGCCCGCCCGCGCCCGGCGAACCGGTCGACGTAGCGGGTCACCAGGTCGCGGATGCGCCCCTCCAGCCTGGCGACCTCGTCGGCGGCGAGCGGGCCGGCGAGCGCGCGCCTGCGTCGCATGTGCAGCGGCTCGTCCTCGTTGACCAGGACCGGGCCGGGCGCGAAGTCGTACTCCGCGAGCCGCTCGCGGGCCTTGGCGCCCAGCGGGGTGATCGGGTCCAGCGCGTTCGACGCCGAGAAGCGCCGGGTGTCGCGGAAGATCTCCTTTATGTCGGCGTATCTGGTCACGACCCAATGGTCGAGTTCCGGGCTGTAGAACACCGGTTCCCGCTCGCGCGCCGCCTTCAGCACGCCCGCGGGATCCTGCTGGTAGGCCTCGCCGAATGGATCGAATTCTTCCGCGATCCGCGATATCGGGCAGC of Saccharopolyspora erythraea contains these proteins:
- a CDS encoding cytochrome P450, with the protein product MDATRVGAGCPISRIAEEFDPFGEAYQQDPAGVLKAAREREPVFYSPELDHWVVTRYADIKEIFRDTRRFSASNALDPITPLGAKARERLAEYDFAPGPVLVNEDEPLHMRRRRALAGPLAADEVARLEGRIRDLVTRYVDRFAGRGRADLVDDLLWEVPAIVGLLVCGVPDEDIDRARHYTIKMGSFTWGRPTEEHQVEIADQVGQWWSLSGQLVERLKSEGGEGWVPTAIDVHREDPELVDDNHLQNMMMSGLVAAHETTTNATANALRHLLTHRSSWESLCADPSAIPNAVEECLRYSSSVLCWRRKALVDVPVGGVTIPAGARVLLVIGSGNHDEDVFGDPGELDIARSNAKRHLTFGIGSHACIGAPLARLEMRIILEELTRRLPGMRLVEGQDFGYLRNASFHGPRHLLVEWEPAGT